The following are encoded in a window of Mustela nigripes isolate SB6536 chromosome 1, MUSNIG.SB6536, whole genome shotgun sequence genomic DNA:
- the DMTN gene encoding dematin isoform X2, which produces MERLQKQPLTSPGSVSSSRDSSVPGSPSSIVAKMDNQVLGYKDLAAIPKDKAILDIERPDLMIYEPHFTYSLLEHVELPRSRERSLSPKSTSPPPSPEVWAESRSPGTISQASAPRTTGTPRTPLPHFHHPETTRPDSNIYKKPPIYKQRESTAGSPQSKHLIEDLIIESSKFPAAQPPDPNQPAKIETDYWPCPPSLAVVETEWRKRKASRRGAEEEEEEEDDDSGEEMKALRERQREELSKVTSNLGKMILKEEMEKSLPIRRKTRSLPDRTPFHTSLHAGTSKSSSLPAYGRTTLSRLQSTDFSPSGSETGSPGLQNGEGQRGRMDRGNSLPCVLEQKIYPYEMLVVTNKGRTKLPPGVDRMRLERHLSAEDFSRVFSMSPEEFSKLALWKRNELKKKASLF; this is translated from the exons ATGGAACGGCTGCAGAAG CAACCACTGACCTCCCCTGGGAGCGTCAGCTCCTCCCGAGACTCCAGTGTTCCTGGCTCTCCCTCCAGCATCGTG GCCAAGATGGACAATCAGGTGCTGGGCTACAAAGACTTGGCTGCCATCCCCAAGGATAAGGCCATCCTGGACATCGAGCGGCCTGACCTCATGATCTATGAGCCACACTTTACCTATTCTCTCCTGGAGCACGTGGAGCTGCCTAGAAGCCGGGAG CGCTCACTGTCACCCAAATCCACATCCCCCCCACCATCCCCAGAG GTATGGGCAGAGAGCCGGTCCCCTGGAACCATCTCTCAGGCTTCAGCCCCAAGAACCACTGGGACCCCCCGGACTCCGCTACCCCATTTCCACCATCCGG AGACCACCCGCCCAGATTCCAACATCTACAAGAAGCCACCCATCTACAAGCAGAGAG AGTCCACGGCAGGCAGCCCTCAGAGCAAGCACCTCATCGAGGACCTCATCATCGAGTCCTCCAAGTTCCCTGCAGCCCAACCGCCCGACCCCAACCAGCCGGCCAAGATTGAAACCGACTATTGGCCATGCCCCCCGTCGCTGGCGGTCGTGG AGACAGAATGGAGGAAGCGGAAGGCATCtcggagaggggcagaggaagaggaagaggaggaagatgatgaCTCCGGGGAGGAGATGAAAGCTCTCAGGGAGCGTCAGCGAGAGGAACTCAGTAAG gtTACTTCCAACTTGGGAAAGATGATCTTgaaagaagagatggaaaagtCCTTGCCTATCCGGAGGAAAACCCGCTCTCTGCCTGACAGGACACCCTTTCATACCT cctTGCATGCAGGAACATCGAAGTCATCTTCTCTCCCCGCCTATGGCAGGACCACGCTGAGCCGG CTACAGTCCACAGACTTCAGCCCCTCTGGGAGTGAGACTGGAAGCCCag GCCTGCAG AAcggagagggccagagggggagGATGGACCGGGGGAACTCCCTGCCCTGTGTGCTGGAGCAgaag atcTATCCCTACGAAATGCTTGTGGTGACCAATAAGGGGAGAACCAAGTTGCCTCCAGGTGTGGACCGGATGAGGCTTGAG AGACATCTGTCAGCTGAGGACTTCTCAAGGGTATTCTCCATGTCTCCTGAAGAGTTTAGCAAGCTGGCCCTGTGGAAGCGGAATGAACTCAAGAAAAAGGCTTCTCTCTTCTGA
- the DMTN gene encoding dematin isoform X1: MERLQKQPLTSPGSVSSSRDSSVPGSPSSIVAKMDNQVLGYKDLAAIPKDKAILDIERPDLMIYEPHFTYSLLEHVELPRSRERSLSPKSTSPPPSPEVWAESRSPGTISQASAPRTTGTPRTPLPHFHHPETTRPDSNIYKKPPIYKQRESTAGSPQSKHLIEDLIIESSKFPAAQPPDPNQPAKIETDYWPCPPSLAVVETEWRKRKASRRGAEEEEEEEDDDSGEEMKALRERQREELSKVTSNLGKMILKEEMEKSLPIRRKTRSLPDRTPFHTSLHAGTSKSSSLPAYGRTTLSRLQSTDFSPSGSETGSPGERQGGPNRPQGSLRL, translated from the exons ATGGAACGGCTGCAGAAG CAACCACTGACCTCCCCTGGGAGCGTCAGCTCCTCCCGAGACTCCAGTGTTCCTGGCTCTCCCTCCAGCATCGTG GCCAAGATGGACAATCAGGTGCTGGGCTACAAAGACTTGGCTGCCATCCCCAAGGATAAGGCCATCCTGGACATCGAGCGGCCTGACCTCATGATCTATGAGCCACACTTTACCTATTCTCTCCTGGAGCACGTGGAGCTGCCTAGAAGCCGGGAG CGCTCACTGTCACCCAAATCCACATCCCCCCCACCATCCCCAGAG GTATGGGCAGAGAGCCGGTCCCCTGGAACCATCTCTCAGGCTTCAGCCCCAAGAACCACTGGGACCCCCCGGACTCCGCTACCCCATTTCCACCATCCGG AGACCACCCGCCCAGATTCCAACATCTACAAGAAGCCACCCATCTACAAGCAGAGAG AGTCCACGGCAGGCAGCCCTCAGAGCAAGCACCTCATCGAGGACCTCATCATCGAGTCCTCCAAGTTCCCTGCAGCCCAACCGCCCGACCCCAACCAGCCGGCCAAGATTGAAACCGACTATTGGCCATGCCCCCCGTCGCTGGCGGTCGTGG AGACAGAATGGAGGAAGCGGAAGGCATCtcggagaggggcagaggaagaggaagaggaggaagatgatgaCTCCGGGGAGGAGATGAAAGCTCTCAGGGAGCGTCAGCGAGAGGAACTCAGTAAG gtTACTTCCAACTTGGGAAAGATGATCTTgaaagaagagatggaaaagtCCTTGCCTATCCGGAGGAAAACCCGCTCTCTGCCTGACAGGACACCCTTTCATACCT cctTGCATGCAGGAACATCGAAGTCATCTTCTCTCCCCGCCTATGGCAGGACCACGCTGAGCCGG CTACAGTCCACAGACTTCAGCCCCTCTGGGAGTGAGACTGGAAGCCCaggtgagaggcagggaggcccCAACAGGCCCCAGGGCAGCCTGCGGCTGTGA